A section of the Carya illinoinensis cultivar Pawnee chromosome 12, C.illinoinensisPawnee_v1, whole genome shotgun sequence genome encodes:
- the LOC122290027 gene encoding (+)-cis,trans-nepetalactol synthase NEPS1-like: MAESTLYKKKLEGKVAIVTGGASGIGEATAHVFAKHGARMVVIADVQKEVGQQVAKSIGLNHSAYIHCDVTDEEQVKAMVEWTVKNYGQLDIMFSNAGIFSRSDQTVLDLDLSALDHLFAINVRGTAACVKHSARAMVERGVRGTIVCTASIAASRGAFQKTDYFMSKHAVLGLVRSASRQLGEHGVRVNCVSPAVVATPMSYSAFGMDAEKLHEAFEPHSSLKGVALKAEHVADAVLFLASDDSGFVNGHDLLVDGGWLDTNTTVWR; this comes from the coding sequence ATGGCGGAATCCACGTTGTATAAGAAGAAATTAGAAGGCAAAGTGGCCATAGTCACAGGCGGTGCTAGTGGCATCGGGGAGGCGACCGCACATGTTTTTGCCAAGCATGGTGCACGCATGGTGGTGATTGCTGATGTCCAAAAAGAAGTAGGCCAGCAGGTGGCCAAATCCATTGGCTTGAACCATTCGGCATACATCCATTGTGATGTTACTGATGAAGAGCAGGTCAAAGCCATGGTAGAATGGACGGTCAAGAACTATGGGCAGCTTGACATCATGTTTAGTAACGCGGGGATTTTTAGTAGGTCGGATCAGACCGTACTTGACCTGGACTTATCGGCCCTTGACCATCTATTTGCGATCAATGTGCGCGGCACGGCCGCATGTGTAAAGCATTCAGCACGTGCTATGGTTGAAAGGGGTGTGAGGGGGACCATCGTGTGCACCGCAAGTATAGCAGCAAGCCGAGGTGCATTCCAAAAAACCGATTACTTTATGTCAAAGCACGCAGTGCTTGGGCTTGTTCGATCCGCAAGCAGGCAGCTAGGGGAGCATGGCGTTCGGGTGAACTGTGTATCACCCGCTGTAGTTGCAACTCCAATGTCATACAGTGCATTTGGAATGGATGCAGAGAAGTTGCATGAGGCATTTGAGCCGCATTCAAGCTTAAAAGGTGTTGCACTGAAAGCGGAACATGTGGCGGATGCTGTACTCTTTCTTGCGTCTGATGATTCTGGATTTGTCAATGGGCATGACCTATTGGTTGATGGGGGCTGGCTTGACACTAATACTACCGTCTGGAGATGA